DNA from Frateuria edaphi:
CCTGTACGCCGAAGGCGAAACCGAAATCCTCGAGCCGCACCCGACCCGCGACTACACCGAACGCATGCTGGCAGCCTTCGGCTGGCCGATCGAATTCGCGCCGGGGCGTGCCCGCCTCACGGGCGGCCATGCGCTGCGCGCCATCGACGTCCAGGTGCCCGCCGATTTCTCCTCGGCCGCGTTTTTCCTGGTGGCCGCGAGCCTGGTGCCCGGATCCGACCTGACGTTGTGCGCGGTCGGCCTGAATCCTCGCCGCACCGGGTTGTTGCACGCCCTGCGCCTGATGGGGGCGGACATCGAGGTGCTGGACGAGCGCCAAAGTGGCGGCGAGCCGGTCGCCGATCTGCGCGTGCGCCACGCGCCGCTGCGGGGCATCGAGCTGCCTGGCGAACTGGTGCCGGACATGATCGACGAGTTCCCGGCGCTGTTCGTTGCCGCGGCGGCGGCGCAGGGCGCCACCGTAATAAGCGGTGCGGCCGAGCTGCGCGTGAAGGAATCCGACCGGATCGCCAGCATGGCCACGGGCCTGCGCGCGTTGGGCGTACAGCTGCAGGAGACGCCGGATGGGGCGATCATCACCGGCGGCACAATGGGACCGGGTGCGATCGAAAGCCATGGCGACCATCGCGTGGCCATGAGCTTCGCCGTCGCCGGCCTCGTGGCGAAGGGCAATGTGCGCATTGGGGATTGCCGCAATGTCGCGACCTCGTTTCCCGGGTTCGTGGAGCTGGCCAACCGATGCGGGTTCGCACTGGCGGATGCATAGGTGCCCTCTCTAGAGATGGGACAAGCGCGCGCGCCCGCCCACCCGATGCTAGGCTCGCCGCTTTGCCAAGCCTGCCACCCCATGCCCGCCGTCCCGCCGTTCATCGTCGCCATTCCCGCCCGCTACGGCTCCACCCGCTTGCCGGCCAAGCCGCTGCGTGCCATCGGCGGTGTGCCGATGGTCGTGCGCGTGGCGCAGCGGGCGTTGCAGGCCGGCGCCGGCCAGGTCGTGGTGGCGGTGGACGACGCGCGCGTCGCCCAGGCACTGGAGGGGCAGGGGGTCGATGTCTGCATGACCCGCGTCGACCACGCCTCCGGCAGTGACAGGCTGGCCGAAGTGGCCGGGCACTACGGATGGGCGGAGGACGCCATCGTGGTGAACCTGCAGGGCGACGAACCCTTCGCACCGGCCGCGGGCATCCGCGAGGTGGCCCGTGCGCTGGCCGAGGACGATGCGCCAATGGCCACGCTCGCCACGCCCGTCACGGCCGCGCACGAGCTGTTCGATCCGAACGTGGTCAAGCTGGTGCGCAGGGCGGACGGGCGCGCGCTGTATTTCAGCCGGGCGCCAATGCCCTGGGCGCGCGATGCGTTCGCCAGCAATCGCGAAGTACTGCCCGAAGGCCCGCCGTTCCTGCGTCACATCGGCATCTACGCCTACCGTGCCGGCTTCCTGGGCCGCTACGCCGGCCTGCCGCGTACGCCGCTCGAGCAGGCCGAATCGCTGGA
Protein-coding regions in this window:
- the aroA gene encoding 3-phosphoshikimate 1-carboxyvinyltransferase, producing MDWISRPSGPLRGTLTVPGDKSVSHRALMLAALAEGDSLISGFLEGEDTRATAAVLAQLGVSIETPAAGERLVHGVGLRGLRGAGRPLDCGNAGTGMRLLAGLLAGQAFDATLIGDESLSRRPMRRVTEPLASMGARIDSQAGLPPLHVHGGQRLRGIRYELPVASAQVKSALLLAGLYAEGETEILEPHPTRDYTERMLAAFGWPIEFAPGRARLTGGHALRAIDVQVPADFSSAAFFLVAASLVPGSDLTLCAVGLNPRRTGLLHALRLMGADIEVLDERQSGGEPVADLRVRHAPLRGIELPGELVPDMIDEFPALFVAAAAAQGATVISGAAELRVKESDRIASMATGLRALGVQLQETPDGAIITGGTMGPGAIESHGDHRVAMSFAVAGLVAKGNVRIGDCRNVATSFPGFVELANRCGFALADA
- the kdsB gene encoding 3-deoxy-manno-octulosonate cytidylyltransferase, producing MPAVPPFIVAIPARYGSTRLPAKPLRAIGGVPMVVRVAQRALQAGAGQVVVAVDDARVAQALEGQGVDVCMTRVDHASGSDRLAEVAGHYGWAEDAIVVNLQGDEPFAPAAGIREVARALAEDDAPMATLATPVTAAHELFDPNVVKLVRRADGRALYFSRAPMPWARDAFASNREVLPEGPPFLRHIGIYAYRAGFLGRYAGLPRTPLEQAESLEQLRVLEHGFPIAVRLTPEPFPPGIDTEADVERAERWLASQP